DNA from Rosa rugosa chromosome 6, drRosRugo1.1, whole genome shotgun sequence:
aggtcacgctttagcaagttctctctacttcccggtggttctcgctctgctcgatctacaacatcgagtatcgattgtgattttcaagaagctcagcaaaagtcctcaccacgaggcacaaagaatcccacgacgaggttggtgctctcctcgtccacaatcgcttgatagaagtcaggtcaagggacacccccgacgaccgcacccgaaaggtgctggcacgcccgcacaagaaaagagactgttgaccagctgcagcaaaattggagccaaacaagttCTTTGGGGTTGCAGTGTACTGGCTGTCATTTGGTTGCTCTGGATGGAAAGATATAGAAGGACTTATATAGGTATAGCTGTGGAGGAACTTTGGGAGAGTAATATTCTGATAACTCTTTGGCCTTCTGTTTCGGCAGCGTTCAAAGACTACAGTTTCTTATATTTTGCTAGATTGGTGACAGCAGTAGGCTAGGGTTATTGTTTCTTGGGCTGGTGTGTCTGAACCCTAGCTACTGTGGATGcacttttttttcccttctgtTGTGAACCTGCTATTGatcaataaaataaacaaaacctaTCTATTTGAGAACAAACTATGCCTCCCAAAGGATAATACTATGAAATTGTGTCTGTACAGTTCCATGCACTGAAACTAAGCAAAAACACTGGTAACTTCTGCATGTTTTGTAAGATTATCATAATGTGTATGGTCTTTGTTTCATACAGCAAAACTAAGTAAAGATACTGCTTACttttgcatgtattgtgacattTGTTATAACTCATAACCTTTGTTCATATTATAGGTGtagaattttgaatttttctttgatgtttaaagttttttaatttcatcgttgttagagagaaagagagtacttattttctttcaattatgaCTTATCGATCTAACTATGTAACATTCTCAGGTAGTGGTAGATTTCTCATGTGGCTGGCGAAAAGAAACTTAGTTGTGAGGAATTATTTGGGACTGGAAATACGGCAGAAAGTATGGGAAAACTCCTTGGGCTAATTTTGATACACTTGAAAATTCTTCTGATTAAGTTGATGTATAACTTCTGGTCCTAATTCCTCCACTTTTAAGACAATATTACAACTTTGTTCAAACCACTAATgtactgtttttgtttttcctgaTGCAGCTTGTCAAACGTGCTGATGTCTGGGTTAAGGAGCTGGGTCTTAGTAATATGTGAGGCCCTTGATCATATTAGGTGTTGAAACCTGTTGTATATTATTTGTTAGCAACTGATATGTTATATTTAACTCCATGCAGACATTTCATGTATGCAAATGCCACTACTTCATTTAATCAACTGGTGTCTACCTACCCTGGACCACTGATGCTTGTTTCAATCCTGGTGAGTTCACCTATCACACTGAAACAGTTAAGGATATACCTATTATGTAGTCCAAAAAGGTTCTTTACGTCTTTTCAActtgtgaaaaaaaaagaaaaaaaagaagtagcTGCAGTAACATTATTTAAATGAATTCTTTGCTCATGTTTATATGCAGTGCCCAGATCCGTATTTTAAGAGAAAGCATCACAAGAGACGGGTTGTACAGAAGCCTTTAGTAGATTCCATTGTGAATAATTTAGCTCCCCACGGACAGGTTTGTCAACTATAGATTATGGCAAATAATGAAGCATCTAACAATTTTATGAAAAGTGACCATTAGGTCCATTACTTTTGTTAGTCGGGAAGGTTTCTATTACTTCGGACTCTTCTAGTTCTGAGTTTGGTCATGTAGTGCTCTATCTCTGTTGTACTATTGCTTCTTTTAGCGTCAACTCCTCGTCCGCTGTTTGTGTAGTTGTactattttgtttgagttttaatggaagtttctttcttcaaaggaaaaaaaaaaaagaccataaCATCAGTAGTTAAAAAGGTTGTCAAGTTTAGTTTGTGCTTGAGGTCGAGAGTTATACAAATTATAGATTTATTAGTATTTAAATCTTGAAAGTCCCATCTTTGGAAGACGTCGGGGCTGGTCCAtggattttttttccttttgccgCATTTTGCTCAAAGGTTTGAAGGGAGGTGTCCCATAAATTGGCCAAATGTTTGCATGGTTTTTGATATAAGGGTAGGGAGCAGCCGAGCTACTTTAGTACTTTTTGACTTTTTCCTATGCTGCTATAAAAATACTGTAGGTGGATCCTATTTGTCATGCATAAACCAAATGGTCAAAAAATTAGAACCTTTTCTTCCTATGGATAAATGAATCTAAAGTGGGCATAATTATATGGCTGAGGTGCAAGTGTTAGGCTGGGTCGGGATAGGTCAATAGGATTGAATCTCCCCAACCCACAAACAAATGGAATTGTCGGTTCTATCATTTAAGTCCTCTATAGTGAGTATTGAATCTTTTGATGACTGATGTGTAACTCAATTCATGCTTACCCTATCCGCATAAACAAAACTTGAGAATCACAATATTGTTTAAATTTTTGGCATCCTCATTAGGACTGCCAAATACCTGACATGCTTGTCATATCCAAACTTAATTCTGTTGTAGTACCTCTGAGCTCACATGACAATATTAGGCCACATATCTCATTAATTCTGTTGTATACTGAGTCTTACATGGTTGTATGCAacttctatttatttatttatttattttttaaaaaaaaaaatccctagccCACGCACCTTTACATATGCCATTGAGAATTTGAACCCATaacctttacaatgttggatttataacttaccaacaggtTATAGCTCACCGACATGGTTGTATGCAACTTGAGTTTCATTTATATAATCATTTCTAGGGACGCCATTAGTGACTAGTCATTTCCTAGATCATGTGAAATGACATCAAAGCTAATGCAAATACTGTTGTATCTGCGCCGGAAGTACGTGTTAACTTTATCCCTTAATAAGGACTAAAAGTTTTATCATGGTGGGTAAGTGCAGGGATTTCAATGGGATGTTGTGGtatcatactttttttttttttttgggtggtgcATGACTGCACGTGTGTATTGAGTCTTGTTAACTTTGTTTGTGTTATTTTCCCTTATATAAGGGATTACAATGAGGAGCTTCTTTAATTACTAATCCTTTCAATGTTATGAGCATGTCCTGGTGGCCGATTTTGTTTCTTGATTAGAGAACATTCAAGCTCTATTTCTCACAAAAACAAACTAAACCTCAAACTCATGCTTGTAAAAGTGCATGCCTTTTAGGGGATctctttcaaagtttcaatGATTTTGGTTTCTCATCCAATAAGGGTGTGTTGTGTTGAAGAAATGATTCTTTATGTCATTAACTTACCTGCAGGCTTCAGTCATATATCTAATATTATGTCTGCGCAGGTGTTTATACAGTCCGATGTACTTGACATCGCACTTGAGATGAGAAACCAATTTGATTCTCTGCCCCATGTTCTGAAGCACATAGATGAAATCGAATCCAGCGTGTTGTGTGACAGTGAGGGATGGTTGTTGAGCAATCCAATAGGAAAAAGGACGGAAAGAGAAATTCATGCTGAATTTGAAGGGGCAAAAATTTACAGGAGAGTATACCAGAAAGTACAGAAGGCTATTGGATGAAGTAATGCGGAATCAAGTGAATGGTTTTTGATAGAGATTTTTGTAATGTGAAATGTGATCATCATTTGTAGAGTTGTTCACATCAAGTTTTATGAGGAAGTAGCATATAATCAGATTTAGTGTGACCCATCCATAtctagcctttttttttttttaattattactGTAGCAGTATTCAAACTCAAAGAGGTACATCATAATCAGACTCAAGTGAGGCACAAGCATCTTCTGAAAATACAATTCTTGTGAAATACATGTATGCAGAAAAATATTCATGAGTGTAATTATGCAGAGTGATATCGACTTTTTGGATCCAAAACAGCAGATTTCATTGCAAACTTGCCATTGAAGAAAAGGTCCTAATTGAACTCGTAACATTTCTCACGTTTGTTGATTTTTACCccttaactgttcagttttgaCAAattataccttttttttttcaatttcggtTGATTTAACTTTTTTTAAGAACTAgggtaattaaaaaaaaaataactaggGTGAAATTTATAAAAGTTGGAAAGTTACTGGGGCAATCAGGTAATTTCACTTTTCTCACCATTCATATTTCTGTTACACTTGACCGTTAAGGCCTTTCCCATCGTCTTCAACACTAGTTCACACCATGCTGCTTCGCCGGAACCTCTCCCCCAaacccttctctctcctccactcAATCACCGCCGTCCCCTTCTCCACTTccacctcctccgccgccgTCGATTTCCTCCACTCCTACACCGTCACCCCTCCGATCCAAGACTGGCCCCACCACCTCCACCCAAAGCGCCTCATCTCCCTCATCACCCGCGAGCCCAAACTCGACCTCGCCCTCCAAATCTTCCACCACGCCTCCAAATAccaccccggatttcaccaTAACTACCACACCTACCACGCCATCATCCGCCGCCTCCTCCGCTCCCGCGCTTTTCACCTCATCGACCCCCTCCTCTCCGACCTCCGCGCTTTTACTACCATTTTGGGTGGTTGGTGCCAAGAGGGTGTTTGGTGAGATTTTGGACAGAGGGTGGTTTCCTGATGTGACTTCACATATTGATGGATGGGTATGTGAAGCAGGGGAAGCTGGTTGAGGCTATTAAGGTCATGGATGAGATGGAGGTTACTTATGGGGTTATGATTGAAGCTTATTGTACGGAGAAGAAGTCGGGTGAAGCGGTTAATTTGCTTGATGATATGGTGCAGAAGAAGTATATACCGAGCTCGGCGCTCTGTTGTAAGGTGATTGATGTGTTGTGTTGCGAAGGGAAGGTGGAGGATGCTTGTGTACTGTGGAAGAGGCTTTTGAAGAAGAATTGCACACCGGATAATGCAGTATTGGGGACACTCATATATTGGCTTTGTAAGAAGGGAGAAGTATGGGAAGCCAGGAAATTGTTTGATCAGTTTGAGACGAGTGAGCCTCCGGATGTCATGACTTACAACGTGCTTATTTCTGGAATGTGTGAAGTGGGGGAGTTGTGTGAGGTTATGGGATGACATGGTGGAGAAAGGATATTCTCCAAATTCTTTTACATATAATGTATTGATCAAAGGATTCTGTAAGATTGGAAAAGCGAAGGAGGGAATTAGGATTTTGGACGAGATGTTCGAAAAAGGCTATTTGCCAAACAAGTCTACTTATGCTATGTTGATTGAGGGGCTTTGTGACTCGGGAGAGGATACTGAAATGGCTACAGTAATATCTATGTCAATATCAAGTGGAGACATGACAGTGATTCCTGGGAGCTTTTCCTTACTAAGGTTGTTGGTGATTTGGATTCTGGGGAAAGTGTTCTAAACAGAATACTGCTGGAGAATGCTGATTAGAGCCCCAGACCTTGTGGCCTTGGAATATGCTGACCTTGATCTCAACCACAATGTTTCTCAGGTCGGTATTTTGTTATTCCATCCATTCTTTTTCATTTTGGGAAGAAATAAATGTTGTTTACAGtttgtttattaataaatttctgCCAATAATTTAGTGTAGTAGATTATATTATTGAAGGGGTTATGTTTCTGTATTTTTTTGTTCAAAAAGAATTTGTATGTTTGATGTAAGCTCATACTGGATCATGTCAAAATTAGGCATATGTCAACCCTCTTAGCACCTCTTTAGCTTTATGTGAACTCTAAGGGTGTTCTTCTTTTTCACTCTTAGATTTACAATAGAGTTTGTTAGCTGCACATGATAAAAGTTGTCACCACAATTGTTACATCCTGATGCTTAATAATCTGTTTTCGTTTTTTTCAATGGGGTTGGTGCCAGTAGAAGtaccttattggaatcaagtctTCAGGGACCCAAGATCGATGGGCACTGGTGGTGGATATTGGAAGGGGTACCATTCTTATTCCTTTACTAATGAACTCTCTCTCATGTCCATTGATAATTGTAGTCGTAGTGATTCTCAATTATAAGCAATTAGCACTTACTCCAGATTTCGGTTCTTCAATTCGATGCCAAGAACGATAATTTTAATTTAGGTAAAGAAGAAGTTGGGATTTGGTTAAATCTCTTTATCTGTTATGTTTAATGTATGACTCAATATGGATGATGATTCTAATAGAAATCTTATCATGATCAACAGCTCTTGATTAACCCATCTTATGAATTTATAACTACAGATCTGTTGCACGCTTCCTTTTTAATATTTAGCATTTATGGAATGTTTATCGAGCTACTTGACTTTAGTCATAGAGCTGTACAACCTCATAGATACAAAACAGGAAGTTGTTTAATTAGGGAGTATGTTAGTTTTAGACCAAACTTTTCCATAAACCTTTTGTCCTAGGACATCACTGCTCACTCGCTCCCATCCTGTGATATATCACAAGTAGCACAAAACTCTCTGGCAAACAATTTAGCAATTAGCACGCACATCAATACATCATGATCATGGAGTAAGAATGTTTTTGTGGACAATAATTAATTATGTCAACATGCAAGGTAGTTCTTATTTCTTAACAATAGATGCTTCATTCACATACAGATAAAGAAAAGCTTATATATTGATACCTGTACTATGCTTATATATCAAGAGGCATATTGCCAAAGGATAAATATGGCCATAGGTCTGTGTGGTCTCTTATCTCAAAAATAGAGATATTCACATGGTGAAGTTAGCATGTAGCATGATTAGTTTGACAAAATTTAACAATTTTCCATAATGTTATTGATTTTTGGGGCTCATGCACTTGCAACTAAGCAAAGGTCCTGCATCAGTTTTGCATCTTCTGTGAATATTATCATAGCCCTTGCTCTAGGGATGCCCATATCCACAGCTCTTTGTTAAACATATTatgaagggaaaatttcgcaaacagtacaccaagtaaagaccactaataattcttatacataaagttccaaaccaaacatttcggtacacgaaatctgaaactcgacccacta
Protein-coding regions in this window:
- the LOC133716483 gene encoding uncharacterized protein LOC133716483; the encoded protein is MLLIVLRNLHLLSLVEHGSHIVEACVSTGFKEQELRSPDLVALEYADLNLTHNVSQELGHVRIRQHVNPLSSSLSVPVEVPDWNQVFRDPTLPLMVDIGSGSGRFLMWLAKRNLVVRNYLGLEIRQKLVKRADVWVKELGLSNIHFMYANATTSFNQLVSTYPGPLMLVSILCPDPYFKRKHHKRRVVQKPLVDSIVNNLAPHGQVFIQSDVLDIALEMRNQFDSLPHVLKHIDEIESSVLCDSEGWLLSNPIGKRTEREIHAEFEGAKIYRRVYQKVQKAIG